CACTAATAAAAGAACGAGGAAAATCTCGAATTATAATTCTTTGATTATAGGATTCAATTTCTTCATTTTTACGACTAGATGGCTTGAAATTACTAATAGTAGGAATAACTCCTAATAATGCCAATCCAAGTAATTCTTTGGCTTCATCAACAGTCTTGATAGATTTATCTTTGATTTCTAAAATATATATAGTCATCAAGGCTGCTAATATACTCAGTAAGCCTGAACTTAGATAGGAAATCATTGCAGAAGAAGTAGGTTCATCAGGGATTTCTGCTTCAGATATTTTAGTAGCATTACCTAAATTTTGATTTTCCGCAATGCGACTTTCTTGTAACTTCTGAAGTAAGAGAGAATAGGTAGATTGTGCTGCTTGTAATTTACGGTCTAGCTGACGTTGTTGTTCTTCTAGTCTAGGTAAATTATTCAATCGTTGTTTATAAGCAAATTGTAACTTCAATAAAGAATTAGCTTGACTTGCTAAACCTAGACGGTTAGATTCTAATTCTACTAGTCTACTAGAGAGTTGTTGTTGCAAAGCACTCAATTGTAAGTTGCTTTTTGCCTGAAGTTTATTTTGGCCTAAAGCTTGAAATATTCTATTGTCAATAACTTTATTTAAAGAAGTAATTTTATCTTTCAAGTCTATGATTTGTGGGTGATTATTTTGTAAAACAGTTTGTCTGTTTGCCAATTGTGATTGTAGCTGTTGGATTTCTTTCAGAATATCTTGCACTCCTGAAATCTGGCTAATAGAAGTCATTGCTAATGCTTGTTTTGGATTCATTCCCAATTGCTGACTAATTACCTGATATTGTGATTCAAAATTAGCTAGTTGAGATTGAGTATCGTTAATTCTTAACTGTAAATCACCAATAACTTGTACTGCTTTATTGGCTTCTTCTTGTAAAGAAACAACTTTATTTTTCTCTTTAAACTCTGCTAATTCAGATTCAGTTTTACGAACTACTAATTCAGCTTTTGGTAGTTGTTTTTCTATAAATTGACGGGCTGCGGCTGCTTCGGCTCTGCGTGAAGATACATTTTGCTCTAAATAAATTTTGATTAGCTCATTTACTACTTGGGCAGCGGTTGAGGGGCTAGTATGAGTGTAGGCAATTTGCAGAACATCAGCACCTTTAATATCTTTGACAGTAAGGTTCTTGAGAAATATCTTTGTTTTTAACTTAACACCTTTACTATCTTTGAGATTTAGTCGGCTTATAGTTGTTGCTATAATCGGAAGAGAACGAATTACTTCTACTTCTGTGTTGATGGGATTACTCTGCTGCATGAGAGGATCTAGTTTGCCTATTTCTGTGCCTAATCCTGTAATTGAAGAAGTGGCATTATTTCTTTGAAAACGCAACTTACCTTCTGCTAAATAAATAGGTTTTTTTAAAGATATAGCTAACTGTGCTATGACAAAAACAGAAATAGTAATAAATAAAGTAGCACGCCAACGACGTTTAAGGATTGTCCAATATTTTTCTAGGGATATAGAAGATTCTTGAAGTTCCATAATAAATTAATTTTTGATGTTTTTAAATTGCAGAGTAAATTGCTTGAATTTTGTCAATAACTCTCCATAAATCTTCATCTGTTAAATTAGAGCCAGAAGGCAAACAAAGACCATGTATGAATAAATCTTCTGCTACTTTACTACCAATATATTCACACTCAGAAAATACAGGTTGAAGATGCAATGGTTTCCACACAGGACGAGCTTCAATTTGTTGTTGGGCAAGTTGAAGACGGATGTATTCTCGGTCTGCACCAAAAGCTTCTGGATTGATTGTTAAAGTCGTTAACCAGCGAGTAGAATCTCCAAAATTAGCTTCGGGCATAAATTCTATTCCTGGGACATTTCCTAAAGCCGCTTGGTAAATTTCAAAGTTGTGTCGTCTAGCTGCTACTCTTTCAGACAAAACTTTTAACTGACCACGACCAATACCTGCTAGAACGTTACTGAGACGATAGTTATAACCTATTTCTGAATGTTGATAATGGGGGGCAGGATCACGGGCTTGAGTTGCTAAAAATTTGGCTTTGGCAATTAATTGATCATCGTCAGAAACTAACATTCCTCCACCAGATGTGGTGATGATTTTATTGCCATTGAATGAGAAAATACCAATTTTTCCCAAAGTGCCAGGGGAAAGCCCTTTGTATGTAGAGCCTAATGCTTCGGCTGCATCTTCAATTAGAGGAATATTGTATTGATTGCAAGCTTTGAGAATTGGCTCTATATCTGCACTTTGACCATATAAATGTACAACTACAACTGCTTTGGGTAATTTACCAAAATAGGCGCGTTTTTGTAAAGCTTCCTGCAACAAGTCTGGGTTCATATTCCAGGAAATGCGATCGCTATCAATAAATACGGGTTTTGCCCCTAAATAAGTAATAGGATTAGCAGTAGCTGCAAAGGTTAAAGTAGAGCAAAAAACCTCATCTCCTTTGGTAACTCCAACTAATTGCAAAGCCAAGTGTAAAGCCGCAGTTCCCGAACTCACAGCAGCCGCATAACTAGCACCAGTAATTTGACAAAATTCTTGTTCAAAAGCATCAACATGGGGACCAATAGGAGCAATCCAATTAGTTGCAAATGCTTCTTTGACAAATTCTAATTCTTGATTTCCGATGTGGGGAGTGGAAAGGAGAATTGGTTTCATAATTAATAATTTTCACTTAATTAAAAGTAGCTTCTTTAATTAATCGAGCAGGCGTACCTGCTACTGTAGTTCTGGGCATAACATCCTTCATTGCTATCGCTCCTGCACTTACAGTAGCCCAAGCTCCAATTTGAACTCCTGGAAAGATCATGCTTCCCAGAGCTAAAAAAGCTCCCTCCTCCGCTGTCGCACCTCCTGCAAGGTGGGAGAGAGCTAGATGCACATAATCTCCTACACAACAATCATGATCAACACTGGATTTAGTATTAATAATTACGTGGGAGCCAATTGTTGAATAGGGCTGAACTATTGCACCCGCGCAAACTACCGTACCAGCGCCTAATGAAACTTCAGGATGAACCCAAGCATAGGGATGAACTACAGTTATCCAATTAAGATCAAATTCTTCTACTAAACGCTTCCGCACCTCATTTCTACCTATACCAATGATGGCATGAGAAAAGTTGTGATCTTTAAGCTCACTGACTGGACCAACCACCGAAATACCAAAAATATGCGTTCCCCTCTTTTCCAGATCATCATCGTAAAAACCGACTACTTGATGACCTGCTGCCATGAGCGTACTTGCTACTACTTTGGCATGACCTCCTGCACCAATTACGACTACTTTTTGTGTATTCATAACATCCTTAAATTATAGGGAAGTGACAATTAAATCTTCTACTTCAATAATGATGCTACTCAGAGACAAGCCTACTCCAAACCCTGTCAGACATAGCCGACCACTAATTTTATTAATTCCTTGGTTTAAGGCATAACGACTAATAGCAATTGGTATGGAGGCACCGCTTGTATTACCTATTCCTTCCACCAAGATTGGTACTTTTTCTGCACTCAGCTTTAATTTTTTCCGAATATAATCAACCATAAATTTATTCGCTTGGTGAAATACAAATAAATCAATATCTTCACTGCTGAAATTACAACTTTTTAGCGCAAAATTTACAAGTTCTGGAACTTCTTTAATTGAAAATGAAAAAACAGCCGCACCATCCATAGCTAAATCATTATCACTTCTGTAGATGCCATTTTCTTTTAACATTACAATACTTGTTTCCTGGTTACTTGGCTTTCTCATTCCACCAGCAGGAACAATTAATTTATCATAATCATTAGCAATGGTTCGCCAGCAAGCTGTTAATCCTTTTCCTTTTTGATCAAATTCTAAAATACAGGCAGCCGCTCCATCACCAAATAACAACCGCTCAGTTTTATCTTGATAATTTACTAGTTTTGTGAGTGTATCTCCAATAACCAACAATCCACATTTAATATCACCATTGTTAATTAATTTGCCTAGAACAATGAGACCATGTGTAAATCCTGCACAGCCAGCATTTATATCTAGTGTCAACACCCTAGTTTCTAATCCTAATTTATGGGATAATAGGAATGAATTTCCGGGAATTAAATGATCTGGAGTTTGGGTAATACATACCAAGCAGTCTATGTTTTCTTTGCTAATATTTGTGGTTTGAAAAAGGTTTTCTACAGCTTGGTACATCAGATCAAAAGCTGTTATTTCCTCTGGGGCAACTCTTCTACTATAAATGCCAATTGTTTGACTAATCCGTGCTATTTCTTCATAACCTAATACATCAGATAATTCATGATTAAATTCAGTTTTTTGAGGTAAAGCAATTGCTATGGCTCGCATACTGATGTTGGGAATGCTGGTTTTACTCATAGCTTTTATTTAAATTGAGAACGAATTTTTTTATATCGGTGATTGTGATGTTCACTAGAATTCAAGTAAACCTTGACTGGAATTTTGTAACTTTGTAATTTTTCTTGACAATAGGATTGAATGAGTTTTCTCATTTTCCGTTCATCAATTGATAAATCGGAAGGTTTAACTACAGCAACCACTATATTTCCTGTAATTGCATTTGCTTCTCCAAAGACAGTTACTTCATTAATTTCTGGTATTTGGATTAAAATATTTTCTATTTCTTGAGGAAAGACTTTCAATCCACCGACGATAATTATTTCTGATTGACGACCCAGTATTTTAAAGTAATCACCTTTTGTTTCTACGACATCACCTGTATTTAACCAACCTTGATCATCAAAGGGGTAGGGAGCATTCAAATAACTAACCATAGCTGAATTAGTTTTAATCCAGAGGATATTATCTATGATTTTAACTTGATAATTTTCCCCACCTAATTTAAACCATTTACTTACAGAACTTTCGCTTTGAGTAGGTAATATTCCTAGCTCTGATAGTCCATAAGTCTGCTTTAACTTCACACCAGGAAAAACATTAGCTAGGGACATTAATGTATTTTCTGGCATAACTTCAGTGCCATAGCTGATGATTTTCAAAGAATTTAAATTATAATCTTTATAAGCTTCTGACATTAAAAGTAAGTTCAAAAAAGTTGGTGATACTGGTAATAACTCTATCTGATAGTTTTCAATTAATTGGCAAATAATCTCTGTGCTTCTATTCTCTGTGAGAACAGTTGTTCCCCCATTAGATAATTGATATAATAAAGTGTTTATGCCTCCGATATGATCTAGGGATAAAAAGGCTAAGGTATTGAAAACTTTTCTGCCTTTAGTGTATTTAGATAGTAATTTATTACAATCATGTAGCATCCCCTTGGGTGTTCCTGTAGAACCAGAAGAAAACAAGATAATTCCCGCAGATTGCTGTTTGATAAATTCAACTAAAGTGCTGTTATTTACACTAGTTTTGAGGTCATCAATCAGTAATTTTTCTTGTTTATCAATGGCTAGGATGTAGCGAGCATTTGCTATTTCCAAATATTTGTTTTTCTCTTCTTTATTATTGACTCCTAAAGGAACTAGGATATTTTGTAGATTCATAACTGCAAAGAATAAAGCTATAATTTCCGGGGAATAATCTCCCTTAAAACTAACAATAGATTTTTCTATTCCTGCTTCTGACAAAATATAAGACCAATATTTTATTTTCTCTACAAGCCAGTTGTAACTATATTTTTGATTATTTGAGATTAAGGCAATTTTATCACCATAATCTGCAAAATCAGCTAAAAATCTGTCAAGATTATTCATGAAACACCTCCTAGATAAATAACCTGTCCTGTAATATATTGACTGGCTTCACTCGCAAAGAAATCAACAACATTTTCCACATCTCGAAATTCACCTAAACGATTTAAAGGCATTTTATTAACCAGAGATTGAATCTTTTCTTCAGGTACTTTAGCAATCAAATCAGTCATGATTGGTGAAGGTCCAATCACATTAACTGTAATGCCAAATCTAGCCACTTCTCTCGCAAAAATCTTAGAAAATTCTTCAATAGCTGCCTTACTAGATGCGTAGATTGCCTCCCCTTCAATGTGCATAGGAACAGCGACAGAACTAAAATTAATAATTCTGCCATAGTTGGCTTTCATCATGAGTTTGGTACTTTCCCGTGACATATTGAAAACGCCAAGTATATTGATATCAAGTATTTTTTTAGCAGTAGTATCTGGCATCAAAAGACAAGGATTCATCGCAGCTATCCCTGCATTATTAATCAGTATATCTAAATGCCTAAATTTTTTTCTGATTTCTTGTAAAACCTGAGTGACATCATTAATATTAGTGACATCACCTCGATAATGATAGTATTGATCGTGCTGCAAAGATGATTCAGAACGGGCAAAACCACAAACAATAGCTTTTTGGTCTAAAAAATGTTTTGCTAAATGAAATCCAATACCTTTAGTTGTTCCCGTAATTAAAACAATGCGGTCTTGATAAAGACTATTAGCAACATTTTTCATAGAAGATAACCTACTATATAATCTGCCAATGTACTAATAGTTTTAAAAGGACTACTACTCTGAGACATAGTATGTTCGTTGGCAAGAATTATATCAAGATTAAATCTGTCGGTAATTTCCTCTTCGACGATAACAATAAGATTGACAACTTGCATAGAATCAAAAGGTGAATTTCCTCCTAGAATTCTAGTTTCGTCATCTATATTTTCAGGTAAATTAAGATTCGATTTTTCAGCAACTTCTTTCAATGATTTTTTGATTATTTTAACAACTTCTTCCTTGTTTCTATGTAATACATCATTTCCCTTGATCATTGTCTGAGAACTAATTATTTGATTGTCACTTGTAGCTATCAAATTAATCAGGTCTTTAATTGTTTTACTTTCGACTATAGCATTGACAGGAATATCTCGATTTGCATAACTATCAATCATTGATATTACCGATAGCCTAGAAACTGAATCCCAGGCATCTCCTAATGCTTCTAGTGGCGTTTCTTCCGTAAGATTAGCACTATTAATTTCCATCGCTTCACCTAATACTTCTAATATTTCTTGGCGGCTTAACATATTTTATTCCTGAAATATTTCCATTTATTTACTACTGTTAAAAATATAATCAATACCTGAAAATAATTTGGTCAACTTGGCACTATCTTTATTAAGACTGGAGTTTAGACTAAGCCATGAAAAAAGACCCAGGAGGGCTGAATTAATCAGAGATATAGTGAAATTATGAATAATCTTGAGTATTAAACAGCAACTGATGGTTTCTTAAGTAGTTTAGTAGTCTGTCAAGAACTAATTGACGGATTCAGGACTTACCCAATTGGCTTGCTTTGTAGGGTGCGTCAGACTCGATAATTCATCAACAATCGACAGAAATTTGACATCTGACGCACCTGACGACTAAACCCATCAAAAAATATATTTTCGCAGTTTTTGACCCTTTTTTATTTCTTTGGGAAAAATCCAGGATAGCTATGCTGCACTTCCTGAACAACTTGACCATGAAATTGATTCGTAAAAGATTGTCCTGATAGGGATAGCGTGGCGTTAGCCATAATTTGCTTGGTAATATCGGTGATAGTTGGATATAGGAACAAACTAATTAAAGGTAAATCCACATTAAATACGGAGCGAATTTCCTCAATTAATCTCACGGCAACTAGAGAATTACCACCCAAATGAAAGAAATTATCTTCAATTCCTACCGTCGAAACCTGAAGCACCTTTTCCCAGAGTTCAATTAAAGTTTCCTCAACATTATTTTCAGGTATTCTTGAACTAACATTATCCCCAGATTGAGAAACTAATATAGTTCGACTTCGCTCACTATCAATAGGAGCAGGTAAAGCCTTGCGGTCAACTTTCTTATTGGGGGTCAGGGGAAATGCTGCCAACCAAACAAAATTAGAGGGAATCATGTACTCAGGTAATAGAGAGAGTAAGTATTCTCGCATAGTTGCATTGGTCGGCTGATGTCCTGGTTGTGGGAGTAGATATGCCACCAGCCGCTGATCTCCAGGGACATCCTCACGGACAATAATCACCGCTTCTTGAACTGCTGGATGTCTGCTTAAAATTGTCTCAATTTCTCCCAGTTCAATCCGGTATCCCCGCACTTTGACCTGGAAGTCTATCCGTCCCAAGAATTCCACATTACCATCTAGTCGGTAGCGAACCAAGTCACCAGTCCGGTATAACCGGGCTGTGGTATCGGTACTAAAGGGATTGGGGACAAACCTCTCTTGAGTTAACTCCGGCCGATTTAGATATCCCCTGGTCACGCCTTGACCACCGATGAATAGCTCACCTGGTACGCCAATTGGTACAGGGTGCTGATTCTTGTCCAAAATGTAAACTTGTGTGTTAGCAATGGGACGGCCAAGGGGAACTATGCCATCTACTTGATCCAGAGTATGAGTTGCCGACCAGATAGTTGTTTCTGTAGGCCCATACATATTATGAATTTTTCCAGAAATAATCTGTTTAAGTTGATTTGCTAGGGCTTCGGTAAAGGCTTCACCACCAACCATCATCGTCCGCAGTTGCCCCATAGCCTCGCGGGTAGCGGTTTCTGCAATCAGTAAATTTGCCATAGAGGGAGTACATTGCAGATGTGTCACCTGATGACGCTGTATGAGGGCAGCTACAGATTCAGTCGGTGGTTGATAATTAGCCCGTACTTTCAACTGATTCAGTAGAGGTAGTTGAGATAGTACAGTATCCGTATCTAAACCGTAGTCAATCAGACAGGCTATTTCATCTACACCAATAGCTTTAATTCGATCAACCATCTGCAAACAAGTGTCCACAGTTCCAAATAGACTACTGGTTTCAAAGTACCGTTCAAAGGAGAAATCTAGTACCTCAGCCATGTCTGGGTCAGAGAGATGGGATATTGCAAACTGTCCGTTGTTGTCGGTGGTTTTCTGCTTGAAAGTTGGGAAAGACCAGGCTGCCAGCTTGATTAAATCTAGGGAACTAGCTAAATATTGCCGCATGGGCTGACGGACAAGTTCTTTGACAGTATCATCACTTTCCCCGACAAAAGTGTGGATCATCAGGGTGACAATTCCCTGCCCAGGATGTCCATTATCTGCCCATGCTTGCCGATAAATGGCAATTTTAGCGGCTAATTCTGTCAAACTTTGCCCCAGTAAGTGCGTCAAAAGATGAGAACCACTCGCTCCTGCCATTTGGAAGGTTTCCGGGTTGCCGGCGGCTGTAATCCAGACTGGGAGTGTGGATTGTATGGGGCGAGGTAGGGTTTGTATTTCCACCATTTCGCCTTTACCGTTGGGATATGCTAGGGTTTCTCCTTTCCAGAGCGCCCGTACCTCCTCAATTTGCCCAAACATAATTTCCTTGCGGTTCTCAAAGGCTTGGGGACACAATACAAAGTCATTGGGTTGCCAACCAGCCGCAAAGGATATGCCCACCCGACCCTGAGAAAGGTTATCTACTAAAGCCCAATCTTCTGCCATTCGCACAGAGTTATGTAAGGGAGAAACACAGCTACCTGCGCGAATTTGGATATTTTTGGTAATGACTGCGATCGCCGCACTACTCACCACAGGATTAGGGAACAAGCCACCAAAGGCGTGAAAATGACGTTCGGGAGTCCAAACCGCCTTAAAGCCATTCTCATCAGCAAATTTAGCCCCTTCCAGCAACAATCGGTACTTGGCAGCAGCATCTTGTCCTTGCTCATGACTAGAGAAGTAGAAAAGACTAAAATCTGTATGTTTCGTGAGATTTTGCAGTTTTAGCTCCCCAGCAAGAGACTTTTGCCGTTCTGCTTTGGGGTTATAGATGACAACTTTAAAGCCCCGTGCCAATGTCCAGAACAGTTCTAAGACGGAAATATCAAAAGATAAACTGGTGACTGCTAACCATACTCCTGGTGGTTCATGGTCAATAACGGCATCCATACCAGTGAAGAAATTAACCACATTACCATGCTCCACCATTACCCCCTTGGGTTTCCCAGTCGAACCGGAGGTGTAGATGATGTAACTCAGATTTTCCGGTGTTACCCCAGTAGAGGGATTAGTAATTGGTTGTTGAGCAATTTCGCCCGACATGATATCAATGGGGATAATGCGGACATGATCATCAACAATGAGATTGGAAATTAGTTTCTCTTGAGTTAAGATCACCTTCGTTTGAGAATCTTCCACCATGAAAGCTAGACGCTCTTGGGGGAAGTCGGGGTCAAGGGGAAGATATGCCCCACCGGCTTTATGAATTGCCAGTAACCCCACCATCATTGCTAATGATCTTTCTAAATGAAGACCAACTAGAACATCAGGAGCAACTCCCTGTAGTTGTAGATAATGCGCTAGTTGATTCGCTTGGGCGTTTAATTCCCGGTAAGTTAATTGTCGTTCTTGAAAGGCCACAGCTATAGCATCAGGATTCTGTGTTACCTGCTGCTCAAATAATTCGTGGATACATTTATCTGTAGGAAAGGGTTGTGCTGTCTGATTCCAATCTCCTAAAATTTGCTGCTGTTCTGTAACGGAGAGTAGTGGTAGTTGATGTAGCGATTGTTGAGGATTTTCTATACACGCATTTATAAAACTCTGAAGTTGCTGGACAATCGCTTGAGAGTCAGTGTCATTGAGTAACCCAGTATGTACTAATTCTGGTAAGCTCCCGTCTTCATAAGCCACAAAGGCCATAGATGCTTGCAGATGAGTCCAATTTAGGTGTTCAGGACTACTTGCCAGCACGATAGCCACAGGCAGAAAATTACTCTGGTCTTGTAGTTCTGGATAACGTCTTAAGAGAGTATGTCTAAAGCTACCCAGACGAGAGGTCTGATCTAGGGTAGTTTCAAATCGGTTTTTAAACTCATTAAAAGACTCCTCTGGCTGGGTTTGAACACGGATAGGAACTCGTTGGGCAAATATTTCGGGAGCAATGCCGCGCTGTGAATCGGTTTGTAGTCCCAGGTCAAATTCTGTCTCTGTTGCCAGTCGCGCACAGTAAGCTGCAAACATGGCCAGCAGTGATTTGGCTTCTACCTGCTTGGTTAACAACACAATAGAATAGCAGTGCAATGATATATCTCGTGGTTGCTCAATAGTTGCGACTGGCAAATAGGGATGTCGAAAGAGTGCAAGCTGCATCAATCGTTCTGACCACTTTTGCTCATAACGACAAATAGCAACATTCCGTTGACTAATGGCATCTCTAATTTCAGGATCAATTACAGGTAAGACATCACCGACGCGCACACCATAATCTGCTCTCAACTGTTCTTCGGAAATATCCTTTCCGTTCAATGTCGTTAAACGACTCAACTGCACAGCCCCATCTATGGTGGCAATGCACATCCCTGGTGGTTCTAGTTTTAGCACTTGTCCGGGAACACCCTGGGAAGTAGTGATTGAATGGGCAGATCCAACAACAGCCACCCCCCCTGGCAACCAGATTTTGGGTAACCCTAGTTCGTTGCGAACTGGCCCAAAATCTAAGGCTTTGACGAGATTGCAGATATCTTTACTACTAACATCATAACAGATCAAAGAGGCGGCATCTGGGCGATCGCTAAGACCAAAATAACTGCGTTGTGATAGGTCTTGAGTCCAAGGCTGGACAAGATCTATTGCTAGTTCTTGTACCAATTCGGCAAAGGAATTAACTGCGGCATCGAAACAACTAACATTCAGGGTAAATACTGTATCATCTGGGAGAATTGACACAGTTTTTTGTTTGAAAATGCGCCCAGTATCAAGTTCACTAGATATTTCGTGCCAAGTCACAGCGTGTTGGGTTTCTCCATTCAGTATAGCCCAAGAGGTTGCATACAAACCAGCATATTTTGGTAATGGTGAGTCATGGTAATTAATGCTGGCTTTTCTCGCCCTTTGAATCACATTTTTAGGAATAATCCATTGGGTATTATTGATACTGAAAAGATAATCGTAATCAACGTCCAGGAGTGTTTTTTGAAAAATGGATCGAGAAGCGGCGTGAGTGATGTCATGTTCCTCACACCACTTTTCTAAGGAATTATCGGTTGAATATACTCCCAGGACTTGGCAGTTTTTCTGTAACAAGATTTCCAAGCAACTCAAAGCCAAAATACCATTGCCGACA
The window above is part of the Dolichospermum sp. DET69 genome. Proteins encoded here:
- a CDS encoding polysaccharide biosynthesis tyrosine autokinase, translating into MELQESSISLEKYWTILKRRWRATLFITISVFVIAQLAISLKKPIYLAEGKLRFQRNNATSSITGLGTEIGKLDPLMQQSNPINTEVEVIRSLPIIATTISRLNLKDSKGVKLKTKIFLKNLTVKDIKGADVLQIAYTHTSPSTAAQVVNELIKIYLEQNVSSRRAEAAAARQFIEKQLPKAELVVRKTESELAEFKEKNKVVSLQEEANKAVQVIGDLQLRINDTQSQLANFESQYQVISQQLGMNPKQALAMTSISQISGVQDILKEIQQLQSQLANRQTVLQNNHPQIIDLKDKITSLNKVIDNRIFQALGQNKLQAKSNLQLSALQQQLSSRLVELESNRLGLASQANSLLKLQFAYKQRLNNLPRLEEQQRQLDRKLQAAQSTYSLLLQKLQESRIAENQNLGNATKISEAEIPDEPTSSAMISYLSSGLLSILAALMTIYILEIKDKSIKTVDEAKELLGLALLGVIPTISNFKPSSRKNEEIESYNQRIIIRDFPRSFISEAYRMLRANLNFISADKELKVIIVTSSVPQEGKSTVAANLATAIAQMDRQVLLIDGDLHRPVQHKIWDLMNNQGLSNLIFKQEEITTTIKKVMPNLDVLTSGIVPPSPAALLDSQRMAALMANFSDKYDFVIVDTPALTVAADAVTLGQMADGVLLVVRPGVVDSVNATFAKELLAKSGQNVLGQVVNGVIIKNEPHSYYYFQKEDYSQTINHESQESVKV
- a CDS encoding aminotransferase class I/II-fold pyridoxal phosphate-dependent enzyme translates to MMKPILLSTPHIGNQELEFVKEAFATNWIAPIGPHVDAFEQEFCQITGASYAAAVSSGTAALHLALQLVGVTKGDEVFCSTLTFAATANPITYLGAKPVFIDSDRISWNMNPDLLQEALQKRAYFGKLPKAVVVVHLYGQSADIEPILKACNQYNIPLIEDAAEALGSTYKGLSPGTLGKIGIFSFNGNKIITTSGGGMLVSDDDQLIAKAKFLATQARDPAPHYQHSEIGYNYRLSNVLAGIGRGQLKVLSERVAARRHNFEIYQAALGNVPGIEFMPEANFGDSTRWLTTLTINPEAFGADREYIRLQLAQQQIEARPVWKPLHLQPVFSECEYIGSKVAEDLFIHGLCLPSGSNLTDEDLWRVIDKIQAIYSAI
- a CDS encoding acetyltransferase, coding for MNTQKVVVIGAGGHAKVVASTLMAAGHQVVGFYDDDLEKRGTHIFGISVVGPVSELKDHNFSHAIIGIGRNEVRKRLVEEFDLNWITVVHPYAWVHPEVSLGAGTVVCAGAIVQPYSTIGSHVIINTKSSVDHDCCVGDYVHLALSHLAGGATAEEGAFLALGSMIFPGVQIGAWATVSAGAIAMKDVMPRTTVAGTPARLIKEATFN
- a CDS encoding ketoacyl-ACP synthase III, with the protein product MSKTSIPNISMRAIAIALPQKTEFNHELSDVLGYEEIARISQTIGIYSRRVAPEEITAFDLMYQAVENLFQTTNISKENIDCLVCITQTPDHLIPGNSFLLSHKLGLETRVLTLDINAGCAGFTHGLIVLGKLINNGDIKCGLLVIGDTLTKLVNYQDKTERLLFGDGAAACILEFDQKGKGLTACWRTIANDYDKLIVPAGGMRKPSNQETSIVMLKENGIYRSDNDLAMDGAAVFSFSIKEVPELVNFALKSCNFSSEDIDLFVFHQANKFMVDYIRKKLKLSAEKVPILVEGIGNTSGASIPIAISRYALNQGINKISGRLCLTGFGVGLSLSSIIIEVEDLIVTSL
- a CDS encoding long-chain fatty acid--CoA ligase, producing MNNLDRFLADFADYGDKIALISNNQKYSYNWLVEKIKYWSYILSEAGIEKSIVSFKGDYSPEIIALFFAVMNLQNILVPLGVNNKEEKNKYLEIANARYILAIDKQEKLLIDDLKTSVNNSTLVEFIKQQSAGIILFSSGSTGTPKGMLHDCNKLLSKYTKGRKVFNTLAFLSLDHIGGINTLLYQLSNGGTTVLTENRSTEIICQLIENYQIELLPVSPTFLNLLLMSEAYKDYNLNSLKIISYGTEVMPENTLMSLANVFPGVKLKQTYGLSELGILPTQSESSVSKWFKLGGENYQVKIIDNILWIKTNSAMVSYLNAPYPFDDQGWLNTGDVVETKGDYFKILGRQSEIIIVGGLKVFPQEIENILIQIPEINEVTVFGEANAITGNIVVAVVKPSDLSIDERKMRKLIQSYCQEKLQSYKIPVKVYLNSSEHHNHRYKKIRSQFK
- a CDS encoding SDR family oxidoreductase; translation: MKNVANSLYQDRIVLITGTTKGIGFHLAKHFLDQKAIVCGFARSESSLQHDQYYHYRGDVTNINDVTQVLQEIRKKFRHLDILINNAGIAAMNPCLLMPDTTAKKILDINILGVFNMSRESTKLMMKANYGRIINFSSVAVPMHIEGEAIYASSKAAIEEFSKIFAREVARFGITVNVIGPSPIMTDLIAKVPEEKIQSLVNKMPLNRLGEFRDVENVVDFFASEASQYITGQVIYLGGVS
- a CDS encoding acyl carrier protein, with protein sequence MLSRQEILEVLGEAMEINSANLTEETPLEALGDAWDSVSRLSVISMIDSYANRDIPVNAIVESKTIKDLINLIATSDNQIISSQTMIKGNDVLHRNKEEVVKIIKKSLKEVAEKSNLNLPENIDDETRILGGNSPFDSMQVVNLIVIVEEEITDRFNLDIILANEHTMSQSSSPFKTISTLADYIVGYLL